A region from the Rubrivirga sp. SAORIC476 genome encodes:
- a CDS encoding trimeric intracellular cation channel family protein, producing MLTALDLVGTFVFALSGAFKGVRNQLDWLGIAVLAVLTGVGGGLIRDVLLGDTPPAVFRDERFFLACLAGAVAVIVAARPIAARWNRVMVADALGLGLFAALGALKGAQAGLGPLGVVMMGSLTAVGGGVIRDVLVGERPAVLDRGFYATAAVIGSALLVGLDTLGATVPVQIGVAAVATSALRFRAMLTSMHLPRPSPPDASL from the coding sequence GTGCTGACGGCCCTCGATCTCGTGGGGACGTTCGTGTTCGCGCTCTCCGGCGCGTTCAAGGGCGTCCGCAACCAACTCGACTGGCTGGGCATCGCGGTCCTCGCTGTGCTGACCGGCGTGGGCGGGGGGCTGATCCGGGATGTGCTCCTGGGCGACACGCCTCCCGCGGTGTTCCGCGACGAGCGGTTCTTCCTGGCCTGCCTCGCCGGAGCCGTCGCCGTGATCGTGGCCGCCCGCCCTATCGCGGCGCGCTGGAACCGCGTGATGGTCGCCGACGCGCTCGGCCTCGGGCTGTTCGCAGCCCTCGGGGCGCTCAAAGGCGCCCAGGCCGGGCTCGGCCCGCTCGGCGTGGTGATGATGGGCTCGCTGACGGCCGTCGGCGGCGGCGTCATCCGCGACGTGCTCGTCGGCGAGCGCCCGGCGGTGCTGGACCGCGGCTTCTACGCGACCGCCGCCGTCATCGGCAGCGCGCTGCTGGTCGGCCTCGACACCCTCGGCGCGACGGTGCCGGTCCAGATCGGGGTGGCGGCCGTGGCGACGTCCGCGCTCCGCTTCCGGGCCATGCTCACCTCCATGCACCTCCCTCGCCCTTCTCCCCCCGACGCCTCGCTCTGA
- a CDS encoding mechanosensitive ion channel family protein produces MQFSTPPSDTTTAVTDSTLGITAQDVAQAANAVISPEFWLGVGMTALRVGLTIALALLAIGVVTRIKKRWVASVQDDPATDKRRQRVLTTSDLLGSVARYVIWAITIVTVLAMIGFDVRALLAGAGIAGLAIGFGAQTLVKDVISGFFLLFDDTLGNGDLIRIGADTGTVEYVGLRLIKVRKFDGELLMVPAGELRTFGNKSVGYARAIVEVGLSYEQNATEALRVLEEVAEEWAATDHAREVMVEEAPQVQALLALGDSAVTARVVVQVQPGEQFPAERQLRSLIKTRFDERGIEIPFPRRTVYVKSADGGPGVSDADAAAAGA; encoded by the coding sequence ATGCAGTTCTCGACTCCGCCCTCCGACACGACGACCGCCGTGACGGACTCTACGCTGGGCATCACCGCCCAGGATGTGGCCCAGGCCGCCAATGCGGTGATCTCGCCCGAGTTCTGGCTCGGCGTGGGGATGACCGCGCTCCGCGTCGGCCTGACGATCGCGCTGGCGCTGCTCGCCATCGGCGTGGTCACGCGCATCAAGAAGCGATGGGTGGCATCGGTCCAGGACGACCCGGCGACCGACAAGCGCCGCCAGCGGGTCCTGACGACCTCCGACCTGCTCGGGTCGGTCGCCCGCTACGTGATCTGGGCCATCACCATCGTGACGGTGCTCGCGATGATCGGGTTCGACGTGCGGGCGCTGCTCGCGGGCGCAGGCATCGCGGGCCTGGCCATTGGCTTCGGTGCGCAGACGCTCGTGAAGGACGTGATCTCGGGCTTCTTCCTGCTGTTCGACGACACGCTCGGCAACGGCGACCTGATTCGCATCGGGGCCGACACCGGGACGGTCGAGTACGTCGGCCTTCGGCTGATCAAGGTGCGCAAGTTCGACGGCGAGCTGCTGATGGTCCCGGCGGGCGAGCTGCGGACGTTCGGCAACAAGTCGGTCGGCTACGCCCGCGCCATCGTCGAGGTGGGACTGAGCTACGAGCAGAACGCCACCGAGGCGCTGCGGGTGCTGGAGGAGGTCGCCGAGGAGTGGGCCGCCACGGACCACGCCCGGGAGGTGATGGTCGAGGAGGCGCCGCAGGTGCAGGCGCTCCTCGCACTGGGCGATTCGGCCGTCACCGCGCGGGTGGTCGTGCAGGTCCAACCCGGCGAGCAGTTCCCCGCCGAGCGCCAGCTCCGGTCCCTCATCAAGACGCGGTTCGACGAGCGCGGCATCGAGATCCCGTTCCCGCGCCGGACGGTCTACGTCAAATCCGCCGACGGCGGCCCGGGCGTGTCGGACGCCGACGCCGCGGCGGCCGGGGCGTAG
- a CDS encoding ABC transporter ATP-binding protein, producing MTDLAIDTTGLAKTYRGRPPVEALKPLDLQIAAGETFGLLGPNGAGKTTLVKLLLGLVRPTAGRATMFGRDIGTPEARRPVGYLPEGHRFPLFLTARQTLDVFGQMAGVEAADRPARADELLGLVHLDGAADRAVGTFSKGMLQRLGIAQALMNRPRLVFLDEPTDGVDPVGRREIRTLIERLRDDGVTVFLNSHLLSEVERVCTRVAILKGGVPIRMGTVDDLTRQGRAWRLVTSPLPPDTLDALGPALDASAVDHPDGLVRSLLTLPDRTALNHALDRLRADGVEVEALEPARQSLEDLFVEVVQDETLGPLPPR from the coding sequence ATGACCGACCTCGCCATCGACACCACCGGGCTGGCCAAGACGTACCGCGGGCGCCCACCTGTCGAGGCGCTGAAGCCGCTCGACCTCCAGATCGCCGCCGGGGAGACGTTCGGCCTCCTCGGTCCCAACGGCGCGGGCAAGACGACGCTCGTCAAGCTGCTTCTCGGGCTCGTCCGCCCGACCGCCGGGAGGGCCACCATGTTTGGCCGCGACATCGGCACCCCCGAGGCTCGGCGCCCGGTCGGGTACCTGCCCGAAGGCCACCGCTTCCCACTGTTCCTGACCGCCCGGCAGACGCTCGACGTGTTCGGACAGATGGCGGGCGTCGAGGCCGCCGACCGTCCGGCGCGCGCCGACGAACTGCTCGGCCTCGTCCACCTTGATGGGGCAGCCGACCGAGCCGTTGGGACGTTTTCGAAGGGGATGCTCCAGCGCCTCGGCATCGCGCAGGCGCTCATGAACCGTCCGCGGCTGGTGTTCCTGGACGAGCCCACCGACGGCGTCGACCCGGTGGGCCGTCGCGAGATCCGGACTCTCATCGAGCGCCTCCGGGACGATGGGGTGACGGTGTTTCTGAACTCCCACCTGCTGAGCGAGGTCGAGCGCGTCTGCACCCGCGTCGCCATCCTCAAGGGCGGCGTCCCGATCCGCATGGGCACCGTGGACGACCTCACGCGCCAGGGCCGCGCGTGGCGGCTGGTCACCTCTCCCCTCCCACCCGACACCCTGGACGCGCTGGGCCCGGCGCTGGACGCCTCCGCCGTGGATCACCCGGACGGACTCGTCCGCTCCCTGCTCACCCTCCCCGACCGCACCGCGCTGAATCATGCGCTGGACCGCCTCCGCGCGGACGGCGTCGAGGTGGAGGCGCTCGAACCCGCCCGTCAGTCGCTCGAGGATCTGTTCGTGGAGGTCGTCCAGGACGAGACGCTCGGCCCGCTTCCCCCCCGCTGA
- a CDS encoding ABC transporter permease, protein MLGLFLLTLRELRARKVVIGLFLVATVVWVAFTFALQLDVVDGTLAGARLFGQEAVDGSVDPDAPLLDEEGNVILNADGEPRTARDDMPPFGDTMLESVVFGAQAFVAGAAYWVGILLALFATGGLVASLTERGVVDVLLTKPLSRSAVLAGRLLAVMAVMLVLLVYLFGAVWLVMSIKSGLWAPGFLLAIPVVFGMFVVVYGVVTLVGVWSGSGPLSFIVTLGVLFVSLILAIPELAVQVDATWRPLVTGAYWALPNFGGVGTQVVPQLATGAAVGSPWLLGSSLAFGAACYGLAFFLFSRTDF, encoded by the coding sequence ATGCTCGGCCTCTTCTTGCTCACCCTCCGCGAACTGCGCGCCCGCAAGGTCGTCATCGGCCTCTTTCTCGTGGCGACCGTGGTGTGGGTCGCGTTCACCTTCGCCCTCCAACTGGACGTGGTCGACGGCACCCTGGCGGGCGCCCGGCTCTTCGGCCAGGAAGCCGTCGACGGGTCGGTCGATCCAGACGCGCCGCTCCTCGACGAGGAGGGGAACGTGATTCTGAACGCCGACGGCGAACCGCGGACGGCGCGGGACGACATGCCCCCGTTCGGAGACACGATGCTGGAGAGCGTCGTGTTCGGCGCGCAGGCCTTCGTAGCCGGGGCCGCCTACTGGGTCGGCATCCTACTGGCGCTGTTCGCGACCGGGGGGCTGGTGGCGTCTCTCACCGAGCGCGGCGTGGTGGACGTGCTGCTGACGAAGCCGCTCTCCCGGTCGGCGGTGCTCGCGGGGCGTCTGCTGGCCGTGATGGCGGTCATGCTCGTGTTGCTCGTCTACCTGTTCGGGGCGGTCTGGCTCGTCATGTCGATCAAGTCAGGCCTGTGGGCGCCGGGCTTTCTGCTCGCCATCCCCGTCGTGTTCGGCATGTTCGTGGTGGTGTACGGCGTCGTGACGCTCGTCGGCGTGTGGAGCGGGAGCGGCCCGCTGTCGTTCATCGTGACCCTGGGCGTGCTGTTCGTGAGTCTGATCCTGGCCATCCCCGAACTGGCCGTCCAGGTGGACGCGACGTGGCGTCCGCTCGTCACCGGCGCGTACTGGGCCCTCCCCAACTTCGGCGGCGTGGGCACGCAGGTGGTGCCGCAACTCGCCACCGGAGCGGCCGTAGGGTCGCCGTGGCTGCTGGGCTCCTCGCTCGCATTCGGCGCGGCGTGCTACGGCCTGGCCTTCTTCCTCTTCTCTCGTACCGACTTCTAG
- a CDS encoding dimethylarginine dimethylaminohydrolase family protein: MSPDALLPDAFSLDAIPAIPRPGRVLMTTPEHFAVEYVINPHMEGNVGDVDPARARAQWDALKDAYERLGVEVVEVAGVADLPDMVFCANQTLPYQTPGGERGVILSRMHAPQRKPEVEHYERFFGGEGYEVHALDADLPGDFEGMGDALWHPGRYLLWGGYGYRTDRQVYTRFADTLGFPIVALELTDPDFYHLDTCLCPLDEETALYYPGAFTDEGIAAIRQHFRRVIEAPEADARERFACNAHSPDGRHVLIQKGCTDTNELLRAAGFEPVEMDTSEFLKSGGSVFCMKLMFW, translated from the coding sequence ATGTCGCCAGACGCCCTCCTCCCCGACGCCTTCTCGCTGGACGCGATCCCCGCCATCCCGCGGCCGGGGCGCGTCCTGATGACCACGCCCGAGCACTTCGCGGTCGAGTACGTCATCAACCCCCACATGGAGGGCAACGTGGGCGACGTCGACCCCGCGCGGGCGCGCGCCCAGTGGGACGCCCTGAAGGACGCCTACGAGCGCCTCGGCGTCGAGGTGGTGGAAGTCGCGGGCGTGGCAGACCTGCCCGACATGGTGTTCTGTGCCAACCAGACGCTCCCGTACCAGACGCCGGGCGGGGAGCGCGGCGTCATCCTGAGTCGGATGCACGCGCCCCAACGGAAGCCTGAGGTCGAGCATTACGAGCGCTTCTTCGGGGGCGAGGGGTACGAGGTCCACGCGCTCGACGCCGACCTGCCCGGCGACTTCGAGGGCATGGGCGACGCGCTGTGGCACCCCGGCCGCTACCTCCTCTGGGGCGGCTACGGCTACCGCACCGACCGGCAGGTGTACACCCGGTTCGCCGACACCCTCGGCTTTCCGATCGTGGCGCTGGAGCTGACCGACCCGGACTTCTATCACCTCGACACCTGCCTCTGCCCACTCGACGAGGAGACCGCGCTCTACTACCCCGGTGCGTTCACCGACGAAGGCATCGCTGCGATCCGTCAGCACTTCCGGCGCGTCATCGAGGCGCCCGAGGCCGATGCCCGTGAGCGGTTCGCCTGCAACGCCCACTCGCCCGACGGCCGCCACGTCCTCATCCAGAAGGGATGCACGGACACCAACGAGTTGCTCCGCGCGGCCGGGTTCGAGCCTGTCGAGATGGACACGAGCGAGTTCCTGAAGTCCGGCGGCTCGGTGTTCTGCATGAAGCTGATGTTCTGGTAA
- a CDS encoding TIGR04283 family arsenosugar biosynthesis glycosyltransferase: MVSIVVPALNEVGGIGAALVSVARQSRPYEILVAVGDSDDGTAEAAQRTMPEARVVCGDRGRARQMNDGAAPATGDLLLFLHADTRLPPGALDALRDAMADPAVSGGCFRTTFDLDPGRDGFSPFGRAFMRLWESRLWMQWHRFAFGDRALFVRRSVFEAMGGFPDQPIFEDLDAVRAMRQHGRFVFLDMEVTTSARRFREVGAVRQQLRNLALWTAWNVGVSPSRLKRFYSDHDRG, encoded by the coding sequence CTGGTCTCGATCGTCGTCCCGGCTCTGAACGAGGTCGGGGGCATCGGCGCGGCGCTCGTGAGCGTGGCTCGCCAGTCTCGCCCGTACGAGATTCTGGTCGCGGTGGGGGATTCCGACGACGGTACGGCCGAGGCGGCGCAGAGGACCATGCCGGAGGCCCGTGTCGTGTGCGGAGACCGGGGCCGAGCGCGTCAGATGAACGACGGCGCGGCACCGGCCACCGGAGACCTGCTGCTGTTCCTCCACGCCGACACCCGGCTCCCCCCCGGCGCCCTCGATGCCCTGCGCGATGCGATGGCGGACCCAGCGGTGTCCGGGGGCTGCTTCCGCACGACCTTCGACCTGGACCCGGGCCGGGATGGGTTCAGCCCGTTCGGCCGCGCGTTCATGCGGCTTTGGGAGTCGCGCCTCTGGATGCAGTGGCATCGGTTCGCGTTCGGCGACCGCGCGCTGTTCGTCCGGCGGAGCGTGTTCGAGGCCATGGGCGGCTTTCCAGACCAGCCGATCTTCGAGGACCTCGACGCCGTCCGGGCGATGCGGCAGCATGGGCGGTTCGTCTTCCTCGACATGGAGGTCACCACCTCGGCCCGCCGGTTCCGCGAAGTCGGGGCCGTCCGCCAGCAGCTTCGCAACCTGGCGCTCTGGACGGCCTGGAACGTCGGCGTCTCGCCGTCTCGCCTGAAGCGATTCTACAGCGACCACGACCGCGGCTGA
- a CDS encoding energy transducer TonB, translating into MRILFALALLLLAPTATGQTTFRLVDPLLSVDGDRLTTVGTPLVQQPFGILTISVPGEGTYTISERPFAGARRAGQFDGSGLYFATGGRSVRLLSREPILSLSGPTTAYVTFEPSRSRSRGPARFAIADDVSGRGRRSTLPEQSSQRERASGPRPTLSSRPAAQYLQDTEISRLRSELDRLVADRERLAVERDRLAGERDAALRAQALSASATQETAALNASLARLAGERDRLAQEATRLRAERDQLSDALAASQAERDRLAAEFGSVRQRAEQAEASAAGWARSREQMTPLQEELAQLRADLQARDRAIDLLRAEQADRASRLPVAESSLDAMQARLVALQAERDRALADRDRAYRLRDDAVAALDRSVAEVTALRIERDQLVVERDRLRVAPSPATAPSASMEELARERAALDAERAALVRDRALLDADRAALAAERAAFESLRGDAPMTPAPVAATLDDRAALLDQLAAAQSEREALAAERDRLASELAVLRTEAPAPVAPRPAPQTVRTPSLPSDGAVAFLPGFDFGRLGNPDVIRRRLDEAEYPRWATVGRIEGDVLVLFQTDRTGRVVTTAVPTPIGGGLDGLAEEIVREMRFAPSPDSPSGVRSQVVVRFEL; encoded by the coding sequence ATGCGGATTCTCTTTGCTCTCGCCCTGCTCCTCCTCGCCCCGACGGCCACGGGGCAGACCACCTTTCGGCTCGTCGATCCCCTTCTGTCGGTCGACGGGGATCGCCTGACGACGGTCGGCACGCCGCTGGTGCAGCAGCCGTTCGGCATCCTCACGATCTCCGTCCCCGGTGAGGGCACCTACACGATTTCGGAGCGCCCCTTCGCCGGCGCGCGGCGAGCGGGCCAGTTCGACGGGTCCGGGCTCTACTTCGCGACCGGCGGCCGGAGCGTCCGCCTCCTCTCGCGTGAGCCCATCCTCTCGCTGTCCGGCCCGACGACCGCATACGTGACCTTCGAGCCGTCGCGGAGCCGCTCCCGAGGTCCGGCGCGCTTTGCCATCGCCGACGACGTGTCCGGACGGGGGCGCCGGAGCACCCTCCCCGAGCAGTCGTCCCAGAGGGAGCGGGCCTCCGGGCCCCGTCCGACTTTGTCGAGCCGTCCGGCCGCGCAGTACTTGCAGGACACCGAAATCAGCCGCCTGCGGAGCGAACTGGACCGCCTCGTGGCCGACCGGGAGCGCCTCGCCGTCGAGCGAGACCGTCTCGCGGGGGAGCGCGACGCCGCCCTCCGCGCGCAGGCGCTCTCGGCCTCGGCGACGCAGGAGACCGCCGCGCTCAATGCGTCGCTGGCTCGGCTCGCAGGAGAACGGGACCGGCTGGCCCAGGAAGCGACGCGCCTCCGGGCCGAACGCGACCAGCTCTCCGACGCCCTCGCGGCCTCACAGGCCGAGCGGGACCGCCTCGCGGCGGAGTTCGGCAGCGTCCGCCAGCGCGCGGAGCAGGCCGAGGCCTCGGCGGCCGGCTGGGCACGGAGCCGCGAGCAGATGACCCCGCTTCAGGAGGAACTCGCCCAGCTCCGCGCCGACCTCCAGGCCCGCGACCGTGCCATCGACCTGCTGCGCGCGGAGCAGGCCGACCGCGCATCCCGGCTGCCCGTCGCAGAGTCGTCGCTGGATGCGATGCAGGCCCGGCTCGTGGCCCTCCAAGCCGAGCGGGACCGCGCACTGGCCGACCGCGACCGTGCCTACCGCCTCCGGGACGATGCGGTCGCCGCCCTCGACCGGTCAGTGGCTGAGGTGACGGCCCTCCGGATCGAGCGCGACCAACTAGTCGTCGAGCGCGACCGGCTCCGCGTGGCCCCGTCGCCGGCCACCGCTCCTTCTGCCTCGATGGAAGAACTCGCACGGGAGCGCGCGGCCCTGGATGCCGAGCGGGCTGCCCTCGTTCGGGACCGCGCCCTCCTCGACGCCGACCGCGCGGCCCTCGCCGCCGAGCGCGCCGCCTTCGAGTCGCTCCGTGGGGACGCCCCGATGACACCGGCGCCTGTAGCGGCGACCCTGGACGACCGTGCCGCTCTCCTCGACCAGCTCGCCGCTGCCCAGTCCGAGCGCGAGGCCCTCGCCGCCGAGCGCGACCGACTCGCCAGCGAGTTGGCCGTGCTCCGGACCGAAGCTCCGGCCCCCGTGGCCCCTCGCCCCGCCCCACAGACCGTCCGCACGCCCAGCCTCCCGTCCGACGGCGCCGTCGCGTTCCTGCCCGGCTTCGACTTCGGCCGCCTCGGCAACCCCGACGTGATCCGGCGGCGCCTGGACGAGGCCGAGTACCCGCGGTGGGCCACGGTGGGTCGCATCGAGGGCGACGTGCTGGTTCTCTTCCAGACCGACCGCACCGGGCGCGTGGTGACGACGGCCGTCCCGACCCCCATCGGCGGTGGGCTCGACGGGCTCGCCGAGGAGATCGTCCGCGAGATGCGGTTCGCTCCCTCGCCCGACAGCCCGTCCGGTGTGCGCTCCCAGGTCGTCGTCCGGTTCGAGTTGTAG
- the hpt gene encoding hypoxanthine phosphoribosyltransferase, whose protein sequence is MPETAAAAPDIVHCQGERFRLYLSEEEIQTRIRALGEQIATDYADLGVPILIGVLNGAFIFTADLMRAIPGDSEVDFYKLSSYGERKVSSGQVTELKDIDAKLEGRHVIVVEDIVDTGLSMKYVIDQITARNPASLRAATLLRKPDAAKVEVSVDYVGFDIDNLFVIGYGLDYGQLARNLRAIYILDEESEEEASA, encoded by the coding sequence ATGCCCGAGACCGCTGCCGCCGCCCCCGACATCGTTCACTGCCAGGGGGAGCGCTTTCGGCTCTACCTCAGCGAAGAGGAGATCCAGACCCGGATCCGCGCGCTCGGCGAACAGATCGCGACCGACTACGCCGATCTCGGCGTCCCCATCCTGATCGGGGTGCTCAACGGCGCGTTCATCTTCACCGCCGACCTGATGCGCGCCATCCCGGGCGATTCCGAGGTGGACTTCTACAAGCTCTCCAGCTATGGCGAGCGGAAGGTGTCCAGCGGGCAGGTGACCGAACTCAAGGACATCGACGCCAAGCTGGAGGGGCGACATGTGATCGTGGTGGAGGACATCGTGGACACGGGCCTCTCGATGAAGTACGTCATCGACCAGATCACGGCCCGCAACCCGGCGTCGCTCCGCGCGGCCACGCTCCTCCGCAAGCCCGATGCGGCCAAGGTCGAGGTCTCGGTCGACTACGTCGGCTTCGACATCGACAATCTGTTCGTGATCGGGTATGGCCTCGACTACGGCCAGCTGGCGCGCAACCTGCGGGCGATCTACATCCTGGACGAGGAGTCCGAGGAGGAGGCGTCGGCCTGA
- the tilS gene encoding tRNA lysidine(34) synthetase TilS: MTLAAQVHDGLRAAGVEEAGRLAVAVSGGLDSMVLLRTCAALGRDLVALHVDHQLRSSGHEDAAFVAALARDLGADFEGLSVEVADGNVQAEARRARYASLAEAADRHGCRWVVTAHTASDQAETVLAALARGAGLRGLAGMPLVRPLGPGVTLVRPMLAVSRTAVESEAATRRWSWREDASNAGRAYRRNRLRADVLPWMEAEHGDGVDLRIAESATAARAALGLVQERLQALTVGTGRLAVEGLRALSRDAQSLVLAEAAAQWAPEAGRSASVVARLATLVDAEVGACVESGGLRVWREWAAVRFETSAAPVLDGMLVSTPLLETPDSFPADRFTEVVDVDRVSGSVQVRGWREGDRIQPVGMVGSRLVSDLLRERGVARADRAHVPVVLVEGEVAWVVGHRLSARVAVTAETRGVLEWAWRRSEGAG; encoded by the coding sequence GTGACGCTCGCCGCGCAGGTCCACGACGGCCTTCGTGCTGCGGGTGTCGAGGAGGCGGGCCGGCTGGCGGTCGCCGTGAGCGGCGGGCTCGATTCGATGGTGCTCCTGCGGACGTGCGCCGCCCTCGGGCGGGACCTCGTCGCCCTGCACGTCGATCACCAGCTTCGCTCGAGTGGGCACGAGGACGCCGCGTTCGTCGCCGCTCTCGCCAGGGACCTCGGGGCAGACTTCGAGGGCCTGTCTGTCGAGGTCGCCGACGGGAACGTGCAGGCAGAGGCGCGCCGCGCCCGTTACGCCTCTCTCGCGGAGGCCGCAGACCGGCACGGCTGCCGGTGGGTGGTGACCGCGCACACCGCCTCCGACCAGGCCGAGACGGTGCTGGCGGCGCTCGCCCGAGGCGCAGGCTTGCGCGGGCTGGCAGGGATGCCGCTCGTCCGGCCCCTCGGCCCTGGCGTGACGCTGGTCCGCCCGATGCTGGCCGTCTCGCGCACAGCCGTCGAGTCCGAGGCGGCCACGCGCCGCTGGTCGTGGCGCGAAGACGCGTCCAACGCGGGCCGGGCCTACCGCCGCAACCGCCTGCGCGCCGACGTGCTGCCGTGGATGGAGGCCGAACACGGTGACGGCGTCGACCTTCGCATCGCCGAGTCGGCGACCGCCGCCCGCGCTGCGCTGGGGCTCGTTCAGGAGCGGCTCCAGGCGCTGACGGTCGGCACCGGTCGGCTGGCTGTCGAGGGCCTCCGCGCGCTGTCGCGGGACGCTCAGTCGCTCGTCCTCGCCGAGGCCGCGGCCCAGTGGGCGCCCGAGGCCGGGCGGTCCGCCTCGGTGGTCGCGAGGCTGGCGACGCTGGTCGACGCGGAGGTGGGCGCCTGTGTCGAGAGCGGCGGACTCCGCGTGTGGCGTGAGTGGGCCGCGGTGCGGTTCGAGACGTCGGCCGCGCCTGTCCTGGATGGAATGCTGGTCTCGACGCCGCTCCTGGAGACACCCGACTCCTTCCCCGCCGACCGGTTCACCGAGGTGGTGGACGTCGACCGCGTCTCTGGCAGCGTGCAGGTGCGGGGGTGGCGCGAGGGGGACCGGATCCAGCCTGTCGGGATGGTCGGTAGCCGGCTCGTGTCCGACCTGCTCCGCGAGCGAGGAGTGGCACGTGCCGACCGGGCGCATGTGCCGGTGGTGTTGGTGGAGGGCGAGGTCGCCTGGGTGGTGGGTCACCGCCTGTCCGCCCGGGTCGCCGTGACGGCAGAGACACGCGGAGTTCTGGAATGGGCGTGGCGCCGGAGCGAGGGGGCGGGGTAG